A stretch of DNA from Candidatus Binataceae bacterium:
GCCGGCTCGCTCGTAATCGGCGGGATACGGCGTGCATTCGTCCAGCGCCATCATCAGATCGGCCCCCAGCCGCTCCTGGATTTCGACCGCGCGCTCGGGCGTGAGCATCACCTCGCTGCCGTCCAGATGCGAGCGGAAGCGGATTCCCGCCTCGCTTATCGAATTGAGCCGCGCAAGGCTCATCGCCTGGAAGCCGCCGGAGTCGGTGAGTACCGCGCCCGCAAAGCCCATGAAGCGCCCCACCCCGCCCAGCTCGGCGATCAACTCCTCGCCCGGGCGCACCGCCAGATGGTAGGTGTTGGCGAGCACCAGCCGATAGCCGAGTTGCCACAGCTCGTCGGGCGCCATCGCCTTGACCGCCGCGCGGGTCCCGACCGGCATGAAAGCGGGCGTGGCTACCTCGCCGTGCGCGGTGCGCATCAGGCCCACGCGCGCGGCGCCGTCGCGCGCGACGACTTCGAAGCTGAAGTGCGCCCGGTTTTCTCTGCCGCTCACAGGATCAACATCGCGTCGCCGTAGCTCAGGAAGCGGTAGCGACGGCGGATCGCCTGCTCGTAGGCGTCGAGGATAACCTCGCGCCCTGCGAACGCCATCACCATCGCGAGCACGGTGGAGCGCGGCATGTGAAAGTTGGTGATCATCGCGTTGACGACACGGAAACGGAAGCCCGGCGCGATAAACAGCCCGGTCCAGCCCTCGGCGTCGCCAGTGATTCCCCACGACTCCAGCGCGCGCACGCTGCTGGTGCCGACCGCGATTACCCGTCCGCCGGTACGCCGCGCCAGGGCCAGCGCCTCGAGCGCCGCGGGCGAAATCGTGTACCACTCGGCCTCCATCGTATGCGCCTCGACCTGGGGCTCGCGCAGCGGCGTGAAGGTCCCGGGGCCGATATGGAGCGTCACGAACGCGTTGCGGATTCCGGCGGCCGCGAGGTCGGCCAAAAGCTCGCGCGTGAAATGCAGTCCGGCGGTGGGCGCGGCAACGGCGCCCGGCCGCGCGGCGTAGATCGTCTGGTAGTCCTCGCGGTCTGCGGGGCGCGGCGGGCGCTGGATATAGTGCGGCAGTGCGGGCACGCCCGCGGCTTCGAGGATCGTTTCGATCGGCACGGAGTTGTCGCTCGCCACCAGCGGGCGGCCCGAGCGCACGAAGCCGACGACGCGCAACGCGTGTCCGTCGTCAAGCTCAAGCCGCGTCCCCTCGCGCAGTCCGCGATGGGTCCGCGCAAGCGCCATCCATGCGCCGCGCGGCTGCTCGACCGGGCGGACGATCAGGAGCTCGACCGCGCCGCCGGACGGCTTACGTGCAAACAGCCGCGCTGGGAAGACCCGCGTGTCGTTGAGGACCAGCAGATCGCCGTCGCGCAGAAAGTCACGAAGCTTGTAGAAGCGCGCATGCTCAAGGGTGCCGGCGCGGCGGTCGAGCACCAGCAGACGCGCCTCGGCACGCCGCTCCAAGGGCTCCTGCGCGATCAGCTCGGGCGGCAGATGGTAGTCGAGTTCGCTAAGACGCATCCGGCGGCGGGGCAGCAAATCAGGCGCTCGCCCGCCTTCAAGAATAGCATTTCCGCGCTCTGCCCAAATTATCCTGGCCGCAGCTCCCACTGAACCTTCGCGCAACGTCCACGGGCCTCTCCCAACGCGGGTGAGACATGGAAGTTTCCCTGCCGCAACTGCGGGCGCTGCGCCGACTAGGCGATGCGCAGAACTATCTTGCCGAAGTGCTCGCTCGCCGCCATCATGCGATGCGCCTCGCCGGCCTGCGCCATCGGCACCACCTGGTAGATCGGCGGACGCAAGCGTCCGGCTTCGAGCGCCGCGCCAAAGCGCGCGAGCAGCGCCGCCACAATCCGCGCCTTCTCCCCGGCTGGACGGCTGCGCAGGGTCGAGCCCATGATCTTGAGATGGCGGCGCAAAACGGGATTTAGATCGATCTCGCCGCGCGCGCCTTTCATCAGGCCGATCAACACCAGCCGGCCGCCGGGCGCGAGCGCCTCGAGATTCTGCCCGAGGTATGCAGCGCCGATATGGTCGAGCAGGACGTCAACGCCGCGGCCGTTGGTTGCAGCCTTGACCGCTGGCGCAAACGGCCCCGACTTGTAATTGATCGCAACGTCGGCGCCGAGCTGCCGGCACCGCTCGCACTTGGCGTCGCTGCCCGCGGTCACAATTGAACGGATGCCCGCCTCCTTGCACAGCAGGATCGCCGCCGTGCCGACGCCGCTGCCGCCGCCATGCACGAGCACCGACTCGCCGGGCTGCACCTCGGCGAGCATGAAGATGTTGAGAAAAGCGGTGAGAAAAACCTCGGGGAAGGCGGCGGCCTCTTCGTCGCTCATCCCCGCCGGCACACGCATCGCGGAACCGGCGTCAACCACCGCGTGCTCGGCGTAGCCGCCGCCCGCAAGCAGCGCCATCGCCCGCTCGCCGACGCGCCATCCGCTGACCCCAGCGCCGAGCGCGGCGACTTCACCCGCGCATTCGAGGCCCAAAATGTCCGAGGCGCCGGGCGGCGGCGGATAGAAGCCCTGGCGCTGCATCAGGTCGGCGCGGTTGACTCCGGCGCACCTGACCCGGATTAGCAACTCGCCCGCACCGGGTCTTGGGTCGGCAGCTTCGCCGACCTTGAGCACGCTTTCGTCGCCGGGCTTGTCGAAGATCACCGCCTTCATCGTGCAGCCGCCTTTCCGCCGCGCGCCCCGCGGGGGCGCGCGCAAAACGCGAAGAGGGCCCGCGTCGGACCCTCTCCGCAGCAAATCGCTTATCCCGGTCGCGTCAGATCTTGTAGTCGATGATCGTCACACCGACGTTCTGGAAGTTGGTCATCTCCTCGAGGATTTTCGAGGCGCCCCCCAGGTCTACGGTGCCGGTAATCATCGACTTGGGGTTAAGCTTCTTCGCCTCGACCAACTGGAGCATTCCGGGATAGTGCGACGCCTGCATCCCCAGTGTTCCGATCAGTTGCAGCTCCATCAGCACCACCTTGTCGATCGGGACCGCGACTTCGCCCTTCTCGGCCTGGGTGGTGAGGCCAATCTGGAGATGGCGTCCCTGCTTGCGCAGGCTGTTGATGGAGTTGCGGCAGGTGGCGGCGACGCCCAGCGCGTCAACTGAGACGTGCGCCCCGCCCTTGGTGATGTCCATGATCGCCATCGCCGGGTCGCCGGCCTTGGCGTTAACGATGTGGCTTGCGCCGACCGACTTGGCCAGCTCGAGCTTGCGTCCGTCAAGATCGACCGCGATCACCTGCGCGCCGATCGCGGCCGCGATGTGGACTGCCGCAAGCCCGATCCCGCCGCAGCCGTGCACGGCGACCCATTCGCCCGGCCGCACCTGCGCGCGATCGACAATTCCGTGGTAGGAGGTCATGAACCGGCAACCCATCGAGGCGCCTTCGAGAAAGCCAACGCTGTCGGGCATGGGCACCAAGTTGAGATCAGCGAATGGGACGCCGACGTATTGGCCGTAGCCGCCCCAGTACGTCACGCCGGGAACGAACGGGGTGTTGCAGATATTGGAGTTGCCGTTGCGGCAGAACTCGCAGGTGCCGTCGCCCTGGCTGAACGGCACCAGTACGCGGTCGCCCTTCTTGAAGTCGCGCACGTCCGGGCCGACTTCCTCGACCACGCCGCAGAACTCGTGGCCCATCACCAGCGGCAGCGCGGGGGTCAACCCGACCCACGACCAGTCGCCCGACCAGATGTGCCAGTCGGAGCGGCAGACGCCTTCGGCGGCGGTTCTGATAATCGCGCCGTTGGGCGGACACTGCGGATCGGGCACGTCCCTGACCACCAGCGGCTTGCGAATCGCTTCCAAAACTGCGGCTTTCATCGAAGTCCTCCTTGCAGACGAATCCGGCGGCCGGCGGCCCGTCGGTCCGATTTCCGTGGGTACAGCCAAGCGCCATGCGCGCCGGCTTATGCGCGCCGCGCGGATCAACCTTTAGCGCCGCGTCCGGTGGCAGGCAAATCGACGCGCGCGCGCTGGTCCGCGTGAGACCGCTGCGGGTTACTGCGCGAGCGCTTCCACAACGCGCGCGTAGCTCGCCAAATCGGGCGCATCGATCTCCACGCGATGGATATCGGCGCCGGCCGCGGCCTCGGCCGCCAGTCGCTCGCGCGCGCCGGCGACGTCGCCGACGTACGTCATCTCGTCGAGCAGCCGGCGCGATACCGCCTCGGCGCCGGCCTTCGAACCGCCGGCGGTCCATGCCTCGCGGATGCGCCGCACGTCGTCGCCGAAGCCAAAGCGAGTGAGTTGCTCGGCGTAAAAGGTGCCCATCCGCGCCGCGTAAAACGAGAGCGTGCCGGCGTAGGCAGCGCGCGCGCGCTCAGGATTGTCGGTCACGTGAATCGTGCCCGGCGCTTTGACCGCGATTGCCCTGGGGTCGCGCCCCGCCTTCGAAATCATCGCGCGAAACGCGGCGATCGTCTCACCGAGACGCCCCAGCGGAACCATCACCGGCAGCCATCCGTCGGCCTGCCGTGCGGTGAACTCGACGCTCTTGCGATTGAGCGACGCGATATAGATCGGGATGTGTTTGCGCGGCGGCTCGAAGCGCAGCGTGAAGCCGCGCGCGAGCTTGAACAGTCTGCCGTTGTAGTTGAGCGGCTGGCCCGCGATGAGCATGTTGATGATGTCCACGTACTCGCGCATCCGGCTGAGCGGCGGATTGAACGGCACGCCGTGGAAATGCTCGATCACCTGCGGTCCGCTGGTGCCGAGCCCGATGATCATCCGCCCGCCGCTCAGCTCGTCGAGCGTCGCGAAATGCTGCGCGAGCGCGCCCGGGGTGCGCGAGTAGGTGTTGACGATCGCGGTGGCGAGTTTCACGCGCGAAGTATGCTCGGCGAGCAGAGTCAGCGTGGTAAAGGCGTCGCGGCCCCACGCCTCGGCGACCCAGATCGAATGCATCCCGGCCTGGTCGGCGGCGCGGGCGCGCTCGATCAGCCCTTTGAAGTCGGGCTTGCCTTGCCAGTTGATACCGGCCGAAATGTTGTAGGCCATCGTCGCTGCACCTCGCGGGCGCCCGCAGTCCAGCCAGGGCGCCGGGCGTGCGGCCACTTTTAGCCTCACCGCGCGCCGCCTGTCGAGCGCAGAAGCCCGGCGAACCCGCGCTTTCAGAGCGCCTGCGAAGCCGCTAGGATTATGGATGGTGGTGTGGACGGTGCGGGGTCTCCGGCCCGCCGCAGATCCGACGTGTCAGCCGACGCTGAAAAGAAATCCGCCGCCAATCGCGACAATCCTCCCTCATCGCGCCGGGTCGTCGTCGATTTCAACCTGCTGCGCCGCTTCGGCGGCCGCAATTTCCGCGATCTCGGCGGCCATCCGGCCGCCGACGGCCGCCGCGTGCGGCGCGCGCGGGTCTATCGCTCGGCGCATCTTTCCGAACTGCCGAACGAAACCCCTATCAAATCCGCGGGCCTGCGCACGGTCGTCACCCTGCAAAGCCGCACCGAGATCTCGATCCTTGGGCCGCCGCACGCCGACCTTTTGCGCTCGGTTCGGTGGGAGCATATCCCGATCGGCGACCGCTGGTTCCAAGAGCGCGAGCCGATAAGCCTGGTCCCCGGCCGCGAGCATCACGCGATCGTTGACAAGTTCCGCGACGACTGGCGCACCTTTTTTAAAATCCTCGCCGAGCGCGATGTTTACCCCCTGCTCTTCCACTGCTCGGCCGGCCGCGACCGCACTGGGGTGGGGGCGGCGATGTTGCTCGAGCTGCTGGGCGTAGCGCGCGGACGGATCGTTACCGACTTTCTCGAAAGCAACTTGGTGTTTCCGAAAATTCCGCTTGCGCCCACGCAACTCGACCCGGTCTTCGAGTTGATCGACGAGGCGGGCGGAATCGAACCGTTCATGTGCGAGGGAATCGGGCTCGACCGCTTCGACCTCGAAGCGATTCGCGCCGACCTGCTCGAAGACGCAAGCGCCGGCGACGAGCGCGATTCCAACGGCGAGTAGCCCCTGTGACAAGCCCTCCGCGGCGCGACGGCGCGTTACGGCCGCGGCCGCTCGCATCAACGCCGCGCCCCGCTCCAATCAACAAGAAGTAGCTGTGCGAAGCGCGCGCGGCGCGCTAGGACTTCCCCACGATCGCGACCGAGCTCGCCTGCGGCCCCTTGTCGCCCATCTCCTCGGCGAACCTGACTTCGGTGCCGACCTTGAGGCGGTCGAAGCCGTCGTTGAGCACGCTGTTGCGGTGGAAATAAATCTCGCGCCCGTCGGCGGTGGTCAGAAAGCCGTAGCCTTCGAGCGGGAAGAGCTGCGAGACGCGCGCGTGCGGCGGCGCCTCGATCGTTTTAACGTCGCGCCGCTGCTTGCGCGCGTAGTCCTGCAATTTGCGCCGCGCGGCGTCGAAGGCCGAACGGATCGCGACCGCAAGATCGTCTTCGGCCTGGCGGTTGACGCTCAGCTCGGCGCCAGGCAGGGTCATATCCACGCGGACCTTGAACGGGCCGCCGCGATGATGGTGGTCGACGGTGCCCTCGACGATCACGTGGCATCCGCTGATCCGTTCGTAAAAGCGCTCGAGCATAGCGACCTTCTCGCGGATCTCGGCCTCCGCGGCCGGGGTCAGCGCGAAATCGCGCGCGGTGATTTGCAATGACCGCTGCATCCTCAATCCCTCATTCTATCGCGCGCGCTCACATCGCGGCCGCGGGCGGCTTTGCTTCCTTGGGTTCCTCCAGTTCGGTCAGCGTCGCCTCGCTGAGCAGAAGCAGGCTCGCCACCGAAACCGCGTTCTCCAGCGCGATCCGCACGACCTTGGTGGGATCGATAATCCCGGCCTCGACCAGGTCAACGAACTCCTTGCGCGCGGCGTCGAAGCCCATGTTGCCCCTGCCCGTGCGCATCTGATGGACCACGACGCCGCCGTCCACGCCGCAGTTCTGCGCGAGCTGGCGGGTCGGTTCCTCTAGCGCACGCCTGAGAATCTGCACTCCGGTGCGCTCGTCGCCGGGCGGGCATCTGCCCTCTTCGGCTTCGAGCGCGTCGATCGCGCGCAGCATTGCGAGACCGCCGCCGGGGATGATGCCCTCGGCCACCGCTGCCTTGGTCGCGCTGATCGCGTCCTCGAAGGCTTCCTTGCGGCTCTTCATCTCGGCCTCCGAAGGCGCGCCGACGCGGATTACCGCCACCCCGCCCGAGAGCTTGGCCAGCCGCTCCTGGAGCTTCTCGCGGTCGTAGTCGGAGGTGGTCTTGTCGATAAGCTGGCGGAGCTGCTGCTTGCGCCCCTCGATCATCGCCTTGTCTCCGAGGCCGCCGATAAGCTTGGTTGATTCGCGATCGACGACCACGCGGCGCGCCTTGCCCAGGTGAGAGAGGTCAATCGATTCGAGCTTCAGCCCGAGCTCCTCGGAAACCACGTGCCCGCCGGTCAGGATCGCGATGTCCTCGAGCATCTCGCGCCGGCGGTCGCCGAAGCCTGGCGCCTTGACCGCCACGCAGCGCAGCGCCCCGCGCAGCTTGTTGACCAGCAGCGTGGCCAACGCCTCGCCCTCGATATCCTCGGCGATCACAAGCAGGGCGCGGCCGGCCTGGACGATCTGCTCGAGCAGCGGCACCAGGTCCTTCATCACCGCGATCTTGCGGTTGGTGATCAGGATCGACGCGTCCTCAAGCACCGCCTCCATCTTGTCCGGGTCGGTGACGAAATAGGGCGAGACGTAGCCGCGGTCGAACTGGAGGCCCTCGACCACGTCGAGGTTGGTTTCGGTGGTCTTGGATTCCTCGACCGAGATCACGCCTTCGCCGCCGACCTTCTCGATCGCGTCAGCGACCAACTCGCCCATCGCGGGCTCGTTATGGGCCGAGATGGTGGCGACCTGGGCCTTTTCGAGCCGGCTTTTGACCGGCCGCGAGAGCGCGCGCAGACTGTCCACCGCGACCTTGGCCGCATGGTCGAGGCCGTGCTTGATATCGATCGCGCTGGCGCCGGCGACCACGTTGCGCACGCCGTCGGCGAAGATTGTTTCGGCCAGGATCGCCGAGGTGCTGGTGCCGTCGCCCACCGCGTCGCCAGTGCGCTCGGCGGCTTGGCGGATCATCTGCGCGCCCAGGTTTTCGATCGCGTCCTTGAGGTTGACCTCTTTGGCGATCGTGACCCCGTCGTTGCACACAAGCGGCGGGCCATACGAACGCTGGATCAGCACGCACTTGGACTTGGGGCCGAGCGTGACCCGGATCGCGTCTGCCAGCGCCCTGGCGCCGCGCAACAGTTTCTCGCGCGCCTCCGAGCTGAAGAGCAACTGCGTGTGTTCCATCGAGGCGTCTCCGCGCTAGCGCAGTTCGCGCTCCTCTATCAGCCGCTCGTAGCAGGCCTCGCAAAGCGGCGTCATTTCGCCCGCCTCTTCGAGCACCGCGACGACCTCGGCGGCTGGCTCTTCGGCCGCCTTGGTGCGCGCAAAGGCGGCCGCGCACGGAGCGCACCGAAAGGCCCGCCCGGCGCGCTTCTCGTAGTCGCGGGCGAGCTCGGCCTGTTCGATGTCGCTTAGGCCGTCGAGCAGCACGAAGTTGGAGTTGGCAGCCATCTGAGTCTCCTGCTCTGATTGCCTGATCCTGACGCCACGCCTAGACCTTCAGCCCCTGCGCCATGCGCAGGAAGCGTTCCCACGGCGTGGCCACCCAGGTCTCGGTCGAGGCGTGGCCGATTGACCTGACGAGCAGCGCCACTTTGGTCGCGGTCTCGGTGTCAGGCGCTTCGAAGATGTCAAGGTAGTCGCATCGCCCGAGCACGGCGTAATTGCCCACCCACTTCACGTTCGGGCATTCCTCGCGGATGCGCTCCTCGACCTTGGCGTTGAGCTTTTCCACCGTCCCATGGCGCGCGAGCGCCTCGGGCGAAAGCCTGGTCAGCATCACGTAAGTTCCCATCGTCGCAACTCCCTGGATTTTTGCGCCGGCCCAGAACCCGAGGCGCTCGCTGCGCGGCCGGTCTAGTGCTTTTCGGCTTCCAGCGGAATTTTCTTGGCGACCGCCTCCTTGGCCATCGGTATCGAGATCTCGACCACGCCGTTCTCGAATTTGGCCTTAACCTTGTCGGTCTCGACACCCTCGGGCAGGGTCATGCGGCGCTCGAAGGCCCCGTAGGAGATCTCGCGGCGGAAGTAGTGCTCTTTCTTGACCTCCTTCTTGTCCTTGCGCTCGCCCTTGATGGTCAGGACATTGCCCAGCACGCTGAGCTCGAGGTCCTTGGGGTCGAGGCCCGGGACGTCCGCGCGGACGATCAGGTTGCCGTCCTTGACGAAACTCTCGACCGGCACCGTCAACTGCTCTTCACCGTTCTCGAAATCCTCGAACAGACGGGGGAAGCGCAACTCGAAGTCACGCGCCCATCGCTCGAGCTCGCGGAACGGTTTCCACGGCATCAGTGCTCCCATTTTCCTTACTCCTTATGTCGGTTTTGCCAGATGGCACGCCGGCCACCGGCCGATCGGACCTAAAGCAAAGAGCGCACCATCAAAAATAATTGATGCTCCGGTAGTTCAAGTGGGTATTCCTGGCTCCCACTGGGGCAGCGATGTCTCAAGAGATGTCGCCGAATGACCCATGCGAGCGTTGCCCAAATCTCCACGATTGATGGCGCGCCTCTTGCGTCGATTATTTCGCGGAAAAGGGGACACGAAGACGATGCCAACAGATTCTGACCGCGAGCGGGTCGAAAAGCTCAAAACCATCCTTGCCAAGGAGAGAAACCGAGCGCTTGCGCGCGTACGCGAGTACCGCCGCGACCAGGACGATGAGGCGATTCCGCCGCCCGCCGACGAGCTCGACGCCGCCCGAAGCCTGGCCGAAGTCGAAACCCATGCCAGCCTGATCGAGCAGGCGGAATTTCGGATCAAGCAGATAGACGACGCGATGCTTCGCCTAGAGCAGGGACGCTACGGCGTATGCGAGGATTGTGGAACCGAAATCGCGCTCAAGCGTCTGGAGGCCCTGCCCTTTGCCACCCGTTGCGTGGATTGTCAGACCAAGCGGAATCGGACGCGCCGCGGCGAGGGCGGCATGATCGAACCGTTCGACCGCCAGTGGGAGATACCGACCGAGGTGGACGAAACCACCGAGGGCTCACGTGACGAGTTCGTTCGCCTGCCCGAAGAGGAGCTGATCGTCCATCGCGAGGAGCCGCTCGGCCCCGAAGAGGGGGAACTCGAAAGGCCCCCCGCGATAACCTCGCGCCGGCCCGGGCGCCGGCGCTAAGAGCTTGTGCGTCCAGCACTTGGAGGATCGTCGTGCGCCTGAACATTCCTGCGAACCTGGCCTTGGCCGCTGCGGCCTGGGTTCTGCTTGCTCCGCCTCACACTAGCGGCACGCATGCTCCGCTCAACCAGTGGTCGCGCGTCGGAACCTACGAGACCCAGGCCGCCTGCGAGCATGAGAAAAAGCTCTGGCGCTCGGGCACGCACCGCATCAAGGAAAATCCCGGCGAGCTACGCGAAGGCGACGTCTACGGCAAGATCGCGCCGGAATCGATGGTGTGCGTGAGCGACGACGACCCCCGGCTCAAGCGGGCGTCGCGCTAGAGCCGCCTCAGTACAGCAGGTATTCCGCGCGGAGCGCGCGAAAGCGTTCGAGCGAGGACTGCCAGCGCTGTTCGATCGCGCGCGGGTCTTCGCCCTCCTTGATCGCGTTCACCACCCATCGCGCGCCGATCATCCCGAGCGTCCGGTCCAGTTGAAATCTATCAGGATAAAGGCGCCTGAGCGCGGCGGCTAGTTCGATCCCCAACTCGGGCGAGTTGAGCCGCTCGCGATCGATGAGCACGATGCGCGCGCCGTGACACTGACGCCCGCGGTAGGGAGGCTGCGCGGGAATAAATTCGGCCGCCGCGAAGCGCACGCCGGCAATTTTCCGCCGGTTGAGATAGGCGGCCATTCGTTCGGCGTCGATCCACGGCGCGCCGACCAGCTCGAACGGTGCGTCGGTGCCGCGCCCGACGCTGATGTTCGCGCCCTCCACCATCGCGACGCCCGGATAAAGCACAGCCTCGTCGAGTGTGCGCAGGTTGGGCGACGGGGAATGCCAACGCAGCCCGGTCTCGTCGAACCATTGACTGCGCCGGTAGCCGCGCATCGGGATTACGTGCAGGTCGGCGCCGATCCTGTTCTCGGCGTTGAACATGCGAGCCAATTCACCAATCGTCATTCCGTGCCGGGTTGGCAGCGGGAAGTAGCCGGTGAACGATTTCAGCGCGGCATCCATCACCGGCCCTTCGACGACGGCGGCGGTAATCGGGTTGGGCCGATCCAGCACGTAAAACGGGACGCGTTTGCGCGCTGCCGCTTCCATCGCATAGGCCATCGTCGTCGCGTAGGTGTAGAAGCGCGCGCCTGAGTCCTGCACGTCGAACACCAGCGCGTCGAGGCCGTCGAGCATCGCGGCCGGCGGCCGCGTACGCGGGCCGTAGAGGCTCAGCACCGGCAGCCCGGCCGCCCAATAGCGCCCCGAAGAAATCTCGCCGTCGAGGTCAGCGTAAAAACCATGCTCGGGACTGAAGACCGCCGCCAGCCTGACGGCGGGTGCGCCGCGCAACAATTCGACAACGTCCTTGCCCTCTGAATCGACGCTGGCCTGGTTGGTGATTACGCCGACGCGCATCCCGCGCAGGGATGCGAGGCCGTTGGCGGCCAACACGTCCGCGCCCGTGGCAACCACTCGCGGCGCGGCCGGGCGTATCGGTGCCCCGGCCAGGAAGCGCTTAAGCGAGGGCTGGTCGGCGGCGACCTGCGCCTCGCTGCGCGGACCCAGCGCGTCGGCAACGAGCGCGAGCACCGCCTCTCGCAGCGCGCCGGCATCTCCCCTGCCGTCGGGATAGACGCGGCTGGTCAGGATAATCACGAACGTCCGCGCCGACGGGTCGATGCGTATCAGCGTCCCGGTGAAGCCGGTGTGGCCGTAGCTGCCCAGCGGCGCGAGCGCGTGGCGATTCGACGCCAGCGGGGCGTAGAGATCCCATCCGAGCCCGCGCAGCCGCGCCCCGCTTGTCGGCGACTCGGGCGAGGTCATCGCAGCGACCGTCGCGGGTTCGAGAATGCGCACGCCACCGAGGGTGCCACCGCCTAGTAGCATCCGCGCGAAAATCGCCAGGTCATCGGCGGTCGAGAACAGCCCGGCGTCACCCGCCACACCGCCCATCCGGTAGGCGGTAGGGTCGTGCACTTCACCCCGGCGAAGCACCCCGCTGATAACCTCGGTGGGCGCGACGCGCGCGAGCTTCGCCGGGGGCGGCCGGAAGCCGGTGTCACGCATCGCGAGCGGGCCGAAAATATGCCGCGCGCAGTAGCG
This window harbors:
- a CDS encoding Hsp20/alpha crystallin family protein, whose product is MGALMPWKPFRELERWARDFELRFPRLFEDFENGEEQLTVPVESFVKDGNLIVRADVPGLDPKDLELSVLGNVLTIKGERKDKKEVKKEHYFRREISYGAFERRMTLPEGVETDKVKAKFENGVVEISIPMAKEAVAKKIPLEAEKH
- a CDS encoding NAD(P)H-quinone oxidoreductase, producing the protein MKAVIFDKPGDESVLKVGEAADPRPGAGELLIRVRCAGVNRADLMQRQGFYPPPPGASDILGLECAGEVAALGAGVSGWRVGERAMALLAGGGYAEHAVVDAGSAMRVPAGMSDEEAAAFPEVFLTAFLNIFMLAEVQPGESVLVHGGGSGVGTAAILLCKEAGIRSIVTAGSDAKCERCRQLGADVAINYKSGPFAPAVKAATNGRGVDVLLDHIGAAYLGQNLEALAPGGRLVLIGLMKGARGEIDLNPVLRRHLKIMGSTLRSRPAGEKARIVAALLARFGAALEAGRLRPPIYQVVPMAQAGEAHRMMAASEHFGKIVLRIA
- the queA gene encoding tRNA preQ1(34) S-adenosylmethionine ribosyltransferase-isomerase QueA — protein: MRLSELDYHLPPELIAQEPLERRAEARLLVLDRRAGTLEHARFYKLRDFLRDGDLLVLNDTRVFPARLFARKPSGGAVELLIVRPVEQPRGAWMALARTHRGLREGTRLELDDGHALRVVGFVRSGRPLVASDNSVPIETILEAAGVPALPHYIQRPPRPADREDYQTIYAARPGAVAAPTAGLHFTRELLADLAAAGIRNAFVTLHIGPGTFTPLREPQVEAHTMEAEWYTISPAALEALALARRTGGRVIAVGTSSVRALESWGITGDAEGWTGLFIAPGFRFRVVNAMITNFHMPRSTVLAMVMAFAGREVILDAYEQAIRRRYRFLSYGDAMLIL
- the groL gene encoding chaperonin GroEL (60 kDa chaperone family; promotes refolding of misfolded polypeptides especially under stressful conditions; forms two stacked rings of heptamers to form a barrel-shaped 14mer; ends can be capped by GroES; misfolded proteins enter the barrel where they are refolded when GroES binds), whose translation is MEHTQLLFSSEAREKLLRGARALADAIRVTLGPKSKCVLIQRSYGPPLVCNDGVTIAKEVNLKDAIENLGAQMIRQAAERTGDAVGDGTSTSAILAETIFADGVRNVVAGASAIDIKHGLDHAAKVAVDSLRALSRPVKSRLEKAQVATISAHNEPAMGELVADAIEKVGGEGVISVEESKTTETNLDVVEGLQFDRGYVSPYFVTDPDKMEAVLEDASILITNRKIAVMKDLVPLLEQIVQAGRALLVIAEDIEGEALATLLVNKLRGALRCVAVKAPGFGDRRREMLEDIAILTGGHVVSEELGLKLESIDLSHLGKARRVVVDRESTKLIGGLGDKAMIEGRKQQLRQLIDKTTSDYDREKLQERLAKLSGGVAVIRVGAPSEAEMKSRKEAFEDAISATKAAVAEGIIPGGGLAMLRAIDALEAEEGRCPPGDERTGVQILRRALEEPTRQLAQNCGVDGGVVVHQMRTGRGNMGFDAARKEFVDLVEAGIIDPTKVVRIALENAVSVASLLLLSEATLTELEEPKEAKPPAAAM
- a CDS encoding GYD domain-containing protein, with product MGTYVMLTRLSPEALARHGTVEKLNAKVEERIREECPNVKWVGNYAVLGRCDYLDIFEAPDTETATKVALLVRSIGHASTETWVATPWERFLRMAQGLKV
- a CDS encoding zinc-dependent alcohol dehydrogenase family protein; this encodes MKAAVLEAIRKPLVVRDVPDPQCPPNGAIIRTAAEGVCRSDWHIWSGDWSWVGLTPALPLVMGHEFCGVVEEVGPDVRDFKKGDRVLVPFSQGDGTCEFCRNGNSNICNTPFVPGVTYWGGYGQYVGVPFADLNLVPMPDSVGFLEGASMGCRFMTSYHGIVDRAQVRPGEWVAVHGCGGIGLAAVHIAAAIGAQVIAVDLDGRKLELAKSVGASHIVNAKAGDPAMAIMDITKGGAHVSVDALGVAATCRNSINSLRKQGRHLQIGLTTQAEKGEVAVPIDKVVLMELQLIGTLGMQASHYPGMLQLVEAKKLNPKSMITGTVDLGGASKILEEMTNFQNVGVTIIDYKI
- a CDS encoding HPF/RaiA family ribosome-associated protein, yielding MQRSLQITARDFALTPAAEAEIREKVAMLERFYERISGCHVIVEGTVDHHHRGGPFKVRVDMTLPGAELSVNRQAEDDLAVAIRSAFDAARRKLQDYARKQRRDVKTIEAPPHARVSQLFPLEGYGFLTTADGREIYFHRNSVLNDGFDRLKVGTEVRFAEEMGDKGPQASSVAIVGKS
- a CDS encoding tyrosine-protein phosphatase — encoded protein: MSADAEKKSAANRDNPPSSRRVVVDFNLLRRFGGRNFRDLGGHPAADGRRVRRARVYRSAHLSELPNETPIKSAGLRTVVTLQSRTEISILGPPHADLLRSVRWEHIPIGDRWFQEREPISLVPGREHHAIVDKFRDDWRTFFKILAERDVYPLLFHCSAGRDRTGVGAAMLLELLGVARGRIVTDFLESNLVFPKIPLAPTQLDPVFELIDEAGGIEPFMCEGIGLDRFDLEAIRADLLEDASAGDERDSNGE
- a CDS encoding TraR/DksA family transcriptional regulator produces the protein MPTDSDRERVEKLKTILAKERNRALARVREYRRDQDDEAIPPPADELDAARSLAEVETHASLIEQAEFRIKQIDDAMLRLEQGRYGVCEDCGTEIALKRLEALPFATRCVDCQTKRNRTRRGEGGMIEPFDRQWEIPTEVDETTEGSRDEFVRLPEEELIVHREEPLGPEEGELERPPAITSRRPGRRR
- a CDS encoding LLM class flavin-dependent oxidoreductase — translated: MAYNISAGINWQGKPDFKGLIERARAADQAGMHSIWVAEAWGRDAFTTLTLLAEHTSRVKLATAIVNTYSRTPGALAQHFATLDELSGGRMIIGLGTSGPQVIEHFHGVPFNPPLSRMREYVDIINMLIAGQPLNYNGRLFKLARGFTLRFEPPRKHIPIYIASLNRKSVEFTARQADGWLPVMVPLGRLGETIAAFRAMISKAGRDPRAIAVKAPGTIHVTDNPERARAAYAGTLSFYAARMGTFYAEQLTRFGFGDDVRRIREAWTAGGSKAGAEAVSRRLLDEMTYVGDVAGARERLAAEAAAGADIHRVEIDAPDLASYARVVEALAQ